Proteins from one Cryptomeria japonica chromosome 4, Sugi_1.0, whole genome shotgun sequence genomic window:
- the LOC131071067 gene encoding thioredoxin reductase NTRB has product MSMWTTETPQDLPAKKDGHVSNDEKCQGAGLWFKFIFRLRALCLTMKRSLRLLKKFSTGITQSASNPSPSGNRTMTQLEKLRTSTCIVGSGPAAHTAAIYTARAELKPVLFEGFMANGIAAGGQLTTTTDVENFPGFPDGIMGYELTDKFREQSLRFGTQIITETVDRVDLSVRPFRVYADKLEVEADTVIIATGAVAKRLDFPGAGDEGYWNKGISACAVCDGAAPIFRNRPLAVIGGGDSAMEEANFLTKYGSKVYIIHRRDAFRASKIMQKRALENPKIEVIWNAEVLEALGNEKGLLSRLNLRDTVTGEVKSVEVSGLFFAIGHEPATKFLGGQLNLDSDGYIVTEPGTTQTSIPGVFAAGDVQDKKWRQAITAAGTGCMAALEAEHFLQEIQGHESK; this is encoded by the exons ATGTCCATGTGGACCACAGAAACACCACAAGACCTTCCCGCTAAAAAGGACGGCCACGTCAGCAATGATGAGAAATGCCAGGGTGCCGGCCTTTGGTTCAAATTTATATTTAGGTTGAGAGCATTGTGCCTTACGATGAAGAGAAGCCTTCgtttattgaagaaattttcaACAGGCATCACGCAGAGTGCATCAAATCCATCTCCGTCTGGCAATAGAACAATGACTCAACTGGAGAAGCTGCGGACATCAACTTGCATAGTGGGCAGTGGGCCTGCTGCCCACACAGCTGCAATCTACACAGCACGGGCAGAGCTCAAGCCTGTGCTTTTCGAAGGTTTCATGGCCAATGGCATCGCCGCCGGCGGGCAGCTTACCACCACCACCGATGTCGAAAACTTTCCCGGTTTTCCTGACGGAATCATGGGGTATGAGCTCACGGACAAGTTCAGGGAACAGAGCCTCCGCTTTGGGACACAGATCATCACGGAAACTGTCGATCGCGTTGATCTTTCCGTCAGGCCATTTAGGGTTTATGCAGACAAACTGGAGGTTGAGGCAGACACCGTTATTATTGCCACAGGGGCCGTAGCCAAGCGGCTTGATTTCCCCGGTGCGGGCGACGAGGGCTACTGGAACAA GGGCATCTCGGCCTGCGCGGTCTGCGATGGGGCTGCCCCCATTTTCCGCAATCGGCCCCTGGCGGTGATTGGGGGCGGCGACTCTGCCATGGAAGAGGCAAATTTTTTGACCAAGTATGGCTCTAAGGTGTATATTATTCACAGGCGTGACGCATTCAGAGCCTCCAAGATCATGCAGAAGAGGGCGCTGGAGAACCCTAAGATCGAGGTCATATGGAATGCGGAGGTTTTGGAGGCGCTGGGGAACGAGAAGGGTTTGCTTAGCCGGCTGAATTTGAGGGACACGGTCACGGGAGAGGTGAAATCCGTGGAAGTTTCGGGGCTGTTTTTTGCCATAGGGCATGAGCCGGCTACAAAGTTTTTAGGAGGACAGCTCAATCTCGATTCTGACGGTTATATCGTCACCGAACCCGGGACGACACAGACCAGTATTCCTGGGGTTTTTGCTGCTGGCGATGTTCAGGATAAGAAATGGCGCCAAGCTATCACTGCTGCTGGCACAG GATGTATGGCAGCATTGGAAGCAGAACACTTTCTGCAGGAAATTCAGGGGCACGAGAGTAAGTAG